A part of Myxococcus landrumus genomic DNA contains:
- a CDS encoding DNA gyrase inhibitor YacG, with amino-acid sequence MSVANCPICKKPSPPRSENSSFPFCSRRCRAVDLGRWLGEEYRMPDRQAAETEDELPPGSHPDRQREDA; translated from the coding sequence ATGAGTGTCGCCAACTGTCCCATCTGCAAGAAGCCGTCGCCTCCGCGCTCGGAGAACTCATCCTTCCCGTTCTGCTCCCGCCGCTGCCGCGCGGTGGACCTGGGCCGGTGGTTGGGAGAGGAGTACCGGATGCCCGACCGTCAGGCCGCTGAGACGGAGGATGAGCTGCCCCCTGGCAGCCACCCCGACCGACAGCGCGAGGACGCGTGA
- a CDS encoding tyrosine-protein phosphatase: MSGFVDLHCHLLPAVDDGARTLEDALEMARALVDLGFSTVAPSPHARPEYASVEVVEARLLELKAALERERIPLTLGRNAENVLDDTFLRGLGTPSARMLGVGRVALVELPYTAPVPALPDILFRIRTKGVVPLIAHPERCVEFERKGRAAEAVRAGAHLQLDVGALIGRYGPMAKKLSRTFLEEGLYAVAATDLHGPVGARDWVRRSLDELRGRVGEETYVRLLRDNPSRLLSGESLESDQD, encoded by the coding sequence GTGAGCGGCTTCGTCGACCTGCACTGCCACCTGCTGCCCGCCGTGGATGATGGCGCGCGCACCCTCGAGGATGCGCTGGAGATGGCGCGCGCCCTGGTCGACCTGGGCTTCTCCACCGTGGCACCCAGCCCCCATGCCCGGCCGGAGTACGCCTCCGTGGAAGTGGTGGAGGCCCGGCTCCTGGAGCTCAAGGCCGCGCTGGAGCGCGAGCGCATCCCGCTGACCCTGGGGCGCAACGCGGAGAACGTGCTGGACGACACGTTCCTCCGGGGCCTGGGGACTCCCTCGGCGCGGATGCTGGGCGTGGGCCGGGTCGCGCTGGTGGAGCTGCCCTACACGGCGCCCGTGCCCGCGCTTCCGGACATCCTGTTCCGCATCCGCACCAAGGGCGTGGTGCCGCTCATCGCCCACCCGGAGCGCTGCGTGGAGTTCGAGCGCAAGGGCCGGGCGGCCGAGGCCGTCCGCGCGGGGGCCCACCTTCAGCTCGACGTGGGCGCGCTCATCGGCCGCTATGGGCCCATGGCCAAGAAGCTGTCCCGGACGTTCCTGGAGGAGGGGCTGTACGCGGTCGCCGCCACGGACCTGCACGGCCCGGTGGGGGCCCGGGACTGGGTGCGCCGCTCCCTGGACGAGCTCAGGGGGAGGGTGGGGGAGGAGACGTACGTTCGCCTCCTTCGGGACAATCCTTCCCGCCTGCTGAGCGGCGAGTCGCTGGAGTCCGACCAGGACTGA